A window of Candidatus Palauibacter soopunensis contains these coding sequences:
- a CDS encoding site-specific DNA-methyltransferase has translation MPTIMLADNLDALRGMPDGYADLIYIDPPFNTGRTQRRTRIRTRRASGGDDGDRTGFQGERYETTVLGTRRFADRFDDYLAFLAPRLTEAYRVLAPHGSFYFHVDYREVHHCRLFLDDLFGPEHLLNEIIWAYDYGARPKTRWPAKHDNILFYVKDLSNYVFNVDEIERIPYMAPGLVGPEKAARGKLPTDTWWHTIVPTSGGERTGYPTQKPLGILRRIITASSNAGDLVLDFFAGSGTTGMAAHELGRDFLLVDDNPEALDVMAKRFEAVPGIRWEGVAP, from the coding sequence ATGCCCACGATCATGCTTGCGGACAACCTCGACGCGCTCCGGGGCATGCCGGACGGCTACGCGGATCTCATCTACATCGACCCCCCCTTCAACACCGGCCGCACGCAGCGGCGGACCCGGATCCGGACCCGCCGCGCCTCAGGCGGAGATGACGGCGACCGGACGGGCTTTCAGGGCGAGCGCTACGAGACGACCGTCCTTGGCACCCGCCGTTTCGCGGATCGGTTCGACGACTACCTCGCGTTCCTCGCGCCGCGGCTGACCGAGGCGTACCGCGTTCTCGCTCCGCACGGGTCGTTCTATTTCCACGTCGACTACCGGGAAGTGCACCACTGCCGACTGTTCCTGGACGACCTGTTCGGCCCGGAGCATCTCCTGAACGAGATCATCTGGGCGTACGACTACGGCGCGCGACCGAAGACGCGGTGGCCGGCGAAGCACGACAACATCCTGTTCTACGTGAAGGACCTGTCGAACTACGTCTTCAACGTGGACGAGATCGAGCGCATCCCGTACATGGCTCCGGGACTGGTCGGCCCCGAGAAGGCCGCACGCGGCAAGCTGCCCACCGACACCTGGTGGCACACGATCGTCCCCACGAGCGGCGGCGAGCGGACGGGCTACCCGACGCAGAAACCGCTCGGCATCCTCCGCCGCATCATCACGGCCTCCTCGAACGCCGGCGACCTCGTGCTGGATTTCTTCGCAGGCAGCGGCACGACCGGCATGGCCGCCCACGAACTGGGCCGGGACTTCCTCCTCGTGGACGACAACCCGGAAGCGCTCGACGTGATGGCGAAGCGGTTCGAGGCCGTCCCCGGCATCCGCTGGGAGGGAGTCGCCCCCTAG
- the rph gene encoding ribonuclease PH: MPARPHGRALDALRPTTLETGTAPFAEGSCTITMGMTRVLCTASVEESVPPWREGRGGWVTGEYAMLPRATSERTRRERRGARGRTQEIQRLIGRSLRAAVDLTALGERTVTVDCDVLVADGGTRTASITGACVALEMAFQHLVAEGVLSASPLRQWVAAISAGMVDGEPRLDLEYVEDAAADVDFNFVYLEDERLVEVQGTAEGAPFTRAELDDLLRLGAAGAAGLFQLQKATP, from the coding sequence ATGCCGGCACGTCCACACGGGCGGGCGCTGGACGCCCTGCGACCCACGACCCTGGAGACGGGAACCGCCCCCTTCGCCGAGGGATCGTGCACGATCACGATGGGGATGACCCGCGTGCTTTGCACGGCCTCGGTCGAGGAGAGCGTTCCCCCGTGGCGCGAAGGCCGGGGCGGCTGGGTGACGGGCGAATACGCCATGCTGCCCCGGGCGACGTCGGAACGAACCCGCCGCGAGCGCCGCGGCGCGAGAGGTCGCACGCAGGAGATCCAGCGCCTCATCGGCCGCTCGCTACGTGCAGCCGTCGACCTGACGGCGCTGGGTGAACGGACCGTGACGGTGGACTGCGACGTCCTCGTCGCCGACGGCGGCACCCGCACGGCCTCCATCACGGGCGCTTGCGTGGCGCTCGAGATGGCCTTCCAGCACCTGGTGGCGGAGGGTGTGCTAAGCGCCAGCCCGCTCCGCCAGTGGGTCGCCGCGATCAGCGCCGGCATGGTGGACGGCGAGCCGAGACTGGATCTGGAGTACGTGGAGGACGCCGCCGCTGACGTCGACTTCAACTTCGTCTACCTCGAGGACGAACGCCTGGTCGAGGTACAGGGAACGGCCGAAGGAGCCCCCTTCACCCGCGCCGAACTCGACGACCTCCTCCGCCTCGGCGCCGCGGGCGCAGCCGGACTGTTCCAACTGCAGAAGGCAACCCCTTAG
- a CDS encoding peptidylprolyl isomerase, giving the protein MRTRARAMPLLAATILVSGCERVEPVPSSDVGADAIAARAAAEAGPVEVAVETSQGEFVIAVHREWAPLGAERFLILVESGYYDDARFHRVVPDFIVQWGLAGDPALTAEWMNAYIPDDPVVASNTRGRIAFAFTDPGTRATQVYINLVDNVRLDSTGFAPFGEVVSGMEVVDALYSSYGENSGGGLRRGDQTRIVAAGNTYLDREYPLLDHLLRAVRR; this is encoded by the coding sequence GTGAGGACCCGCGCCCGCGCCATGCCGCTCCTTGCCGCGACGATCCTCGTCTCCGGCTGCGAGCGCGTCGAACCCGTTCCGTCCTCCGACGTTGGGGCGGATGCCATCGCTGCCCGAGCCGCGGCGGAAGCCGGCCCGGTCGAAGTGGCGGTCGAGACGAGCCAGGGGGAGTTCGTCATCGCCGTGCACCGCGAGTGGGCGCCGCTGGGAGCCGAGCGGTTCCTCATCCTCGTCGAGTCCGGCTACTACGATGACGCCCGCTTCCACCGCGTCGTCCCCGACTTCATCGTCCAGTGGGGTCTGGCCGGCGACCCCGCCCTCACCGCCGAGTGGATGAACGCCTACATCCCCGATGATCCCGTCGTCGCCTCCAACACCCGCGGCCGCATCGCCTTCGCCTTCACCGACCCCGGAACCCGCGCCACCCAGGTGTATATCAACCTTGTGGACAACGTGCGGCTCGACTCGACGGGATTTGCCCCGTTCGGCGAGGTCGTGAGCGGGATGGAGGTCGTGGATGCGCTCTACTCCAGCTACGGAGAGAACTCCGGCGGCGGCCTCCGCCGAGGCGACCAGACCCGGATCGTCGCGGCGGGCAATACCTACCTCGACCGCGAATACCCCCTCCTCGACCACCTCCTCCGCGCTGTCCGCCGCTGA
- a CDS encoding Xaa-Pro dipeptidyl-peptidase produces the protein MISSRFATPAAALLAFVLLPSAVAAQAGLVMEDGQAQIVPAFADSSAWIRHELWVETEFDSDGDGRPDRVHLDVTRPAQTDSEGMRVPVIYETSPYYSGVAGIDFAHFWDLRQEVGGEAPPRDPFPATIQHIESQPRISNSHVATWVPRGFAVVHSQSPGTGQSQGCPTVGGANESLAPKAVIDWLNGRARGFTSVDGDEEVDAYWATGRVGMTGTSYNGTLPLAAATTGVEGLEAIIPIAPNTSYYHYYRSNGLVRSPGGYPGEDIDVLFDFIFSGFPEVRDYCLANVRDEMTARLDRATGDYNDFWAGRDYLNQVDGVSAATLMSHAFNDWNVMPEHSYRISEALGERGVPLQIYYHQGGHGGAPPLELMNRWFTRYVVGVENGVEEDPAAWIVREGDDRAEPTPYPSYPHPEADGVTLRPGGDGHWTGTLSLDDAGAGTGAIIDNFAFTGDQLAAAEWSSHRLLYATPELREDVHLSGVATVRVRMSADAPAANLSVWLVSLPWTESGEINDNIITKGWADPANAGAEDIASPRTGTPLAPGAFVDLEFALQPDDQIISAGARIGLMIFSSDKFFTLHPDPGTTLTVDLGETRIALPVVGGSAALRRALGVPASE, from the coding sequence ATGATTTCGTCGCGCTTCGCCACGCCCGCCGCGGCCCTTCTTGCGTTCGTCCTGCTTCCGTCGGCGGTCGCCGCGCAGGCGGGGCTCGTGATGGAGGACGGGCAGGCGCAGATCGTGCCCGCTTTCGCGGATTCGTCCGCCTGGATCCGGCATGAGCTGTGGGTCGAGACCGAGTTCGACTCCGATGGCGACGGGCGGCCCGACCGGGTGCACCTGGATGTGACGCGTCCGGCGCAGACCGACAGCGAGGGGATGAGGGTGCCGGTCATCTACGAGACGAGCCCCTACTACTCGGGCGTCGCCGGCATCGACTTCGCGCACTTCTGGGATCTCCGCCAGGAGGTGGGCGGCGAGGCCCCGCCGCGCGATCCGTTCCCGGCCACGATCCAGCACATCGAGAGCCAGCCCCGGATCTCGAACTCGCACGTCGCGACCTGGGTGCCGCGAGGGTTCGCGGTCGTCCACTCGCAGTCGCCGGGGACGGGCCAGTCGCAGGGCTGCCCGACGGTCGGCGGCGCGAACGAGTCGCTGGCGCCCAAGGCGGTGATCGACTGGCTCAATGGCCGGGCGCGCGGCTTCACGAGCGTGGACGGAGACGAGGAAGTCGACGCCTACTGGGCGACCGGAAGGGTCGGGATGACGGGCACCTCCTACAACGGCACGCTCCCCCTGGCCGCCGCCACGACGGGCGTGGAGGGGCTCGAGGCGATCATCCCCATCGCGCCGAACACGTCCTACTACCACTACTACCGCTCCAACGGGCTCGTGCGGTCGCCGGGCGGTTATCCGGGCGAGGACATTGACGTCCTGTTCGACTTCATCTTCAGCGGCTTCCCGGAGGTCCGCGACTACTGTCTCGCCAACGTGCGCGACGAGATGACGGCTCGGCTGGACCGCGCCACGGGCGACTACAACGACTTCTGGGCGGGCCGCGACTACCTGAACCAGGTCGATGGCGTGAGCGCGGCCACGCTCATGAGCCACGCCTTCAACGACTGGAACGTCATGCCCGAGCACAGCTACCGGATCTCGGAGGCGCTCGGGGAGCGGGGCGTGCCGCTGCAGATCTACTACCACCAGGGCGGGCACGGCGGGGCGCCCCCGCTCGAACTCATGAACCGGTGGTTCACGCGCTACGTGGTCGGCGTCGAGAACGGCGTGGAGGAAGACCCGGCGGCGTGGATCGTGCGGGAAGGAGACGACCGCGCGGAGCCCACGCCCTACCCGAGCTATCCGCACCCCGAGGCCGACGGCGTGACGCTCCGCCCAGGTGGCGACGGACACTGGACCGGCACGCTCTCCCTCGACGATGCGGGCGCCGGGACCGGTGCGATCATCGACAACTTCGCGTTCACCGGCGATCAGCTGGCCGCGGCGGAGTGGTCGAGCCACCGCCTGCTGTACGCGACGCCGGAACTGCGCGAGGACGTCCACCTGTCGGGCGTGGCCACAGTCCGCGTGCGGATGTCGGCGGACGCGCCCGCGGCCAACCTGTCCGTGTGGCTGGTGTCGCTGCCGTGGACGGAGAGCGGAGAGATCAACGACAACATCATCACGAAGGGATGGGCCGACCCCGCCAACGCGGGCGCCGAGGACATCGCCTCGCCCCGGACCGGCACGCCGCTCGCGCCGGGAGCGTTCGTCGACCTGGAGTTCGCGCTTCAGCCCGACGACCAGATCATCTCGGCCGGAGCCCGCATCGGCCTGATGATCTTCTCCAGCGACAAGTTCTTCACGCTGCACCCCGACCCCGGCACGACCCTGACCGTCGATCTGGGAGAAACCCGCATCGCGCTGCCCGTCGTGGGCGGGAGCGCTGCCCTGCGGCGCGCCCTGGGCGTCCCCGCGTCCGAGTAG
- a CDS encoding S9 family peptidase produces the protein MARDPHTTVITGILLVLGAAASGGSELHAQNGGEEGALSIDQLLSIESVVGGAPAWSPDGSAILFESGLTGGLMTLSPEGGFPTRVPVDMGSSGHFLSSQMPAWSPAGTWISYVSDKSGAPEIWLWSARDGADVQLTDLGARINSMSWSPDERSIVFAGDRYGNYDIWKVDVATRRVDRLTEDKRYDVFPTWTPDSRHILYVRLDDAWEDHDVIEVDATGGSPRTVIEDRDFFDYGAGATFGYASVSPDGGSILFRSHRSGWINYWLAPRDGGDPRPVAPAEADQSAAAWSPDGHWIAYTENHNGHHDLRVVSADGGEPRVLVSPKSGVASSPSWSPDGQAIAYLQEDLLRPRDLHVVSLEDGSSRRLTASMPAGNFGDRLVAPEKIRYESTDGYSIPAYLYRPPGAASGDGLPGVMWIHGGPTSQFHDTFQQHVQFFVQRGYVVLLPNIRGSSGYGKDFADANNGCWGHCDLEDVVAGADYLRALPEVDPERIGITGTSYGGVMSMYAVAFAPDAFRAAIPGSGYTDWVHFYHGENELRHIKLLDHELGPFETSEDVWSHSSSISHVADVSTPVLLVHGVGRYPGSDQSEIFARALENYYKPFQYKTYPNENYYVYGKANRRQMLLDMLDFFEQFLSGE, from the coding sequence ATGGCTCGCGACCCGCATACGACGGTGATCACCGGCATCCTCCTCGTTCTTGGCGCTGCGGCCAGCGGCGGAAGCGAGTTGCACGCGCAGAACGGCGGCGAGGAGGGCGCCCTCTCGATCGACCAGCTCCTCTCCATCGAGTCCGTCGTCGGGGGCGCGCCCGCCTGGTCGCCGGACGGCTCGGCGATCCTGTTCGAGTCCGGGCTCACCGGCGGGCTCATGACCCTGTCGCCCGAAGGCGGCTTTCCGACGCGCGTGCCCGTGGACATGGGCAGTTCCGGCCACTTCCTCAGCTCGCAGATGCCGGCCTGGTCGCCCGCCGGGACGTGGATCTCCTACGTGTCGGACAAGAGCGGCGCCCCGGAGATCTGGCTCTGGTCGGCGCGCGACGGTGCGGACGTACAGCTCACGGATCTCGGCGCGCGGATCAACTCGATGAGCTGGTCTCCGGACGAGCGCTCGATCGTCTTCGCTGGCGACCGGTACGGGAACTACGACATCTGGAAGGTGGATGTCGCCACGCGCCGCGTGGACCGCCTCACCGAGGACAAGCGCTACGACGTCTTCCCCACCTGGACGCCGGACTCCCGCCACATCCTCTACGTCCGTCTCGACGATGCGTGGGAGGACCACGACGTGATCGAGGTCGACGCCACGGGCGGCAGCCCGCGCACGGTGATCGAGGACCGCGACTTCTTCGACTACGGGGCGGGCGCGACCTTCGGCTACGCGAGCGTGTCCCCGGATGGAGGCTCGATCCTCTTCCGCTCGCACCGGAGCGGCTGGATCAACTACTGGCTCGCGCCGCGGGATGGAGGAGACCCGCGCCCGGTCGCCCCGGCCGAGGCCGACCAGAGCGCCGCCGCGTGGTCCCCCGATGGACACTGGATCGCCTACACCGAGAACCACAACGGGCACCACGACCTGCGCGTGGTATCGGCGGATGGGGGCGAGCCGCGGGTGCTCGTGTCACCGAAGAGCGGCGTCGCTTCGAGCCCCTCGTGGTCTCCGGATGGCCAGGCGATCGCGTACCTGCAAGAGGATCTGCTGAGACCGCGCGACCTCCACGTCGTGTCGCTGGAGGACGGGAGCAGCCGACGGCTCACCGCCTCCATGCCGGCCGGCAACTTCGGCGACCGGCTCGTCGCGCCGGAGAAGATCCGCTACGAGAGCACGGACGGGTACTCGATCCCGGCCTATCTCTACCGGCCGCCGGGAGCCGCGTCCGGGGACGGCCTGCCGGGCGTCATGTGGATCCACGGGGGTCCCACGTCGCAGTTCCACGACACCTTCCAGCAGCATGTGCAGTTCTTCGTCCAGCGCGGGTACGTCGTGCTGCTGCCCAACATCCGCGGAAGTTCGGGCTACGGGAAGGATTTCGCCGACGCGAACAACGGCTGCTGGGGGCACTGCGACCTCGAGGATGTCGTCGCGGGCGCCGACTACCTGCGGGCGCTCCCGGAGGTCGACCCGGAGCGGATCGGGATCACGGGGACGAGCTACGGCGGCGTGATGAGCATGTACGCGGTGGCCTTCGCGCCGGACGCCTTCCGCGCGGCGATCCCGGGCTCGGGCTACACGGACTGGGTCCACTTCTACCACGGCGAGAACGAACTCCGGCACATCAAGCTGCTCGACCACGAACTGGGGCCCTTCGAGACGAGCGAGGACGTGTGGAGTCACAGTTCGTCGATCTCGCACGTCGCCGACGTCTCCACGCCGGTCCTCCTCGTGCACGGCGTGGGCCGCTATCCGGGCTCCGACCAGTCCGAGATCTTCGCGCGGGCGCTGGAGAACTACTACAAGCCCTTCCAGTACAAGACGTATCCGAACGAGAACTACTACGTGTACGGGAAGGCGAACCGTCGCCAGATGCTTCTGGACATGCTCGACTTCTTCGAGCAGTTCCTCAGCGGCGAATGA
- a CDS encoding DUF305 domain-containing protein — MAELEAIYRARAEAALEGAHEADIRFMTHMIPHHAQALVMAGFAPEAGASPSIRTLCARIINAQTDEIAVMSRWLSDRGLPVPDTGDMRGHGEGAMLMAGMLTREQLAELEAARGPDFDRLFLRYMIQHHQGAVTMVRELFATDGAAQDDFVFKLASDIHVDQATEIARMEIMLEALAAPEPGG, encoded by the coding sequence GTGGCCGAGCTCGAGGCGATCTACCGGGCGCGCGCGGAAGCCGCCCTCGAGGGCGCGCACGAGGCGGACATCCGCTTCATGACCCACATGATCCCGCATCACGCGCAGGCTCTGGTCATGGCGGGCTTCGCTCCGGAGGCCGGCGCGAGTCCCTCGATCCGGACGCTGTGCGCGAGGATCATCAACGCGCAGACCGATGAGATCGCGGTCATGAGCCGCTGGCTCTCCGACCGCGGCCTCCCCGTGCCCGACACCGGGGACATGCGGGGTCACGGGGAAGGGGCCATGCTCATGGCCGGGATGCTGACCCGCGAACAGCTTGCGGAACTCGAAGCCGCGCGTGGCCCCGACTTCGACCGCCTCTTCCTCCGGTACATGATCCAGCACCACCAGGGCGCCGTCACGATGGTTCGGGAGTTGTTCGCCACCGATGGCGCGGCGCAGGACGACTTCGTATTCAAGCTGGCCTCCGACATCCACGTCGATCAGGCCACGGAAATCGCCCGCATGGAAATCATGCTCGAGGCGCTCGCCGCGCCGGAGCCGGGCGGCTGA
- a CDS encoding serine hydrolase domain-containing protein, with amino-acid sequence MRLERFAVLALGVAGCAGPDPASDPAAPDSSPASLAPDQIDAIHAIASAPIEAGRTAGMSIAVVRGTDTLLIEEFGHADLELGVLTPPDAVYEVGSVTKQFTAAAVLLLQEEGKLSLDDPLTRWLPDYPLGDRTVTVRRLLDHTSGIKGYTEMEHLWVELAPLDLPRDTLVTLFAAEPFEFEPGTAMTYNNSGYFLAGLVIEAASGMSYEAFVEERLFGEAGMENSRYCHKDELTPNRAKGYEPGDDGLHPAPYLDHQWPYAAGSLCSTVRDLVAWNQALHGDGEGGEILSPESYRLMITPEPLLDGTDLRYAKGLSVTDRDGTPRIGHGGGIFGYVSDLRYVPSEDLSIAVLINTAGGASSGGIAGRIEDVVLGELAEPAATPFEGDPSPYAGRYEGPARGQRITATVAAEDGQLTIATGGGDPATLSWLGGDEFAAGRTLYSFIRGSDSEGAAGGASFDELRMDVVSGHFVLRRVTP; translated from the coding sequence GTGAGACTGGAGAGATTTGCGGTCCTCGCACTTGGGGTCGCCGGTTGTGCCGGGCCAGACCCGGCGTCGGACCCCGCCGCCCCCGATTCGTCCCCTGCCTCCCTGGCGCCGGACCAGATCGACGCGATTCACGCGATCGCCTCCGCGCCGATCGAGGCGGGCCGCACCGCCGGCATGTCGATCGCGGTCGTGCGGGGGACGGACACGCTCCTGATCGAGGAGTTCGGTCACGCCGACCTCGAACTCGGCGTGCTCACGCCGCCGGACGCCGTCTACGAGGTCGGATCCGTGACCAAGCAGTTCACCGCGGCGGCCGTCCTCCTCCTGCAGGAGGAAGGGAAGCTCTCCCTCGACGACCCGCTCACGAGGTGGCTGCCCGACTACCCCCTCGGCGACCGGACCGTCACCGTCCGCCGACTCCTCGACCACACGTCGGGCATCAAGGGCTACACCGAGATGGAGCACCTCTGGGTCGAACTCGCCCCCCTCGACCTGCCGCGCGACACCCTCGTCACGCTCTTCGCCGCCGAGCCGTTCGAGTTCGAACCCGGCACGGCGATGACGTACAACAACTCGGGCTACTTCCTCGCCGGACTCGTCATCGAGGCGGCGAGCGGGATGAGCTACGAAGCCTTCGTCGAGGAGCGACTCTTCGGCGAGGCCGGGATGGAGAACTCCCGCTACTGCCACAAGGACGAACTCACCCCGAACCGCGCGAAGGGATACGAGCCGGGGGACGACGGGCTGCACCCCGCCCCGTACCTGGACCACCAGTGGCCCTACGCCGCGGGATCGCTCTGCTCCACGGTGCGCGACCTCGTCGCCTGGAATCAGGCCCTCCACGGAGACGGCGAGGGTGGCGAGATCCTGAGCCCGGAGAGCTACCGGCTGATGATCACGCCGGAGCCCCTGCTCGACGGCACCGACCTGCGCTACGCGAAGGGCCTTTCGGTCACGGATCGGGACGGGACCCCGCGGATCGGGCACGGCGGCGGGATCTTCGGCTACGTCTCCGACCTCCGCTACGTCCCGTCCGAGGACCTGTCCATCGCCGTGCTCATCAACACGGCCGGTGGTGCCTCCTCCGGCGGGATCGCGGGCCGGATCGAAGATGTCGTGCTCGGGGAACTCGCCGAGCCCGCCGCGACTCCCTTCGAAGGCGATCCCTCGCCCTACGCCGGCCGCTACGAAGGCCCCGCCCGGGGCCAGCGCATCACAGCGACCGTGGCGGCGGAAGACGGACAACTGACGATCGCCACGGGAGGCGGCGACCCGGCCACCCTCTCGTGGCTGGGCGGCGACGAGTTCGCCGCTGGGCGGACCCTCTACAGCTTCATCCGCGGAAGCGATTCCGAAGGCGCCGCCGGCGGGGCCTCCTTCGATGAACTTCGGATGGACGTCGTATCGGGACACTTCGTCCTGCGGAGGGTGACGCCATGA
- a CDS encoding cupin domain-containing protein: MPTLIEAPAVIEAAGNRPKRIEEYAGRVRTEHDAVSVARMVAPSGWVEPGQRPEFEEITVVLRGSLRVEHEAGVIDVNAGQAIVTHPGEWVRYSTPGPEGAEYIAVCLPAFSPRTAHRDP, from the coding sequence ATGCCCACGCTGATCGAAGCCCCGGCCGTCATCGAGGCGGCCGGGAACCGACCCAAGCGGATCGAGGAGTACGCCGGCCGCGTCCGGACGGAACACGACGCGGTCAGCGTGGCGCGCATGGTCGCGCCGTCCGGCTGGGTCGAACCCGGTCAGCGCCCCGAGTTCGAGGAGATCACCGTCGTGCTGAGGGGATCACTGCGCGTAGAGCACGAGGCCGGCGTCATCGATGTGAACGCTGGCCAGGCGATCGTCACCCACCCCGGCGAATGGGTCCGCTACAGCACCCCCGGCCCGGAAGGCGCCGAGTACATCGCCGTCTGCCTCCCCGCCTTCTCCCCCCGCACCGCCCACCGCGACCCCTAG
- a CDS encoding amidohydrolase family protein has product MNVERVESMPAAIPLRWRIPAVCLALAGATAACAPGDAPEAEAEIVPTSVLFTGATILDGSGEPSFVADVAVEGERITFIGDASDAEVATRDTVALDGLLLTPGFIDMHSHITVITVGEAYGLGAVEFLTQGITTGVIGVDGSSSTDLAALYADLEESGVGKNIISYIGHGSVRSAVIGMDDRDPTAGELDEMKVLVRQGMEDGAFGLSTGLFYTPGYYAEADEVIELGRVAAEYPIGGEHAPIYDTHDRDLGAAYQGIGYHDSIREAIHIGAESGLRTIFSHFNAQGAGLYGRASEGAAIIDSARAEGLEVAGAQHVYTSTMSSLRAYTIPRWAQAGGPEQMVRRFANPDTARILDVQTMEMLEIRGGPEKIVFADARPEFNGKTLADVAAERGLPVPEAVREIMSESNPWVMNRELYDVENTRYLATMPWMMTCTDGATPAPGAEIVHPRVYGGFPKKIRDFVDRDGAIGLPFAIRSMSGLAADFLRLDDRGYIREGLVADIAVIDPERFTDWATYEDPHQLSEGVVHLLVNGRFAIRDDEVTGELAGRPLRRP; this is encoded by the coding sequence ATGAACGTCGAACGCGTTGAGAGTATGCCGGCCGCGATCCCGCTGCGATGGCGGATCCCCGCGGTGTGTCTGGCGCTGGCGGGTGCGACGGCAGCGTGCGCGCCCGGCGACGCCCCCGAAGCGGAGGCGGAGATCGTCCCGACGAGCGTGCTGTTCACCGGGGCGACAATTCTCGACGGATCCGGCGAACCGTCGTTCGTGGCCGATGTGGCGGTGGAGGGCGAACGGATCACCTTCATCGGCGATGCCTCGGACGCGGAGGTGGCGACGCGGGATACGGTCGCGCTCGACGGCCTCCTGCTCACGCCCGGCTTCATCGACATGCACAGCCACATCACCGTCATCACCGTCGGCGAAGCGTACGGGCTCGGGGCGGTCGAATTCCTCACCCAGGGCATCACGACCGGCGTCATCGGCGTCGACGGCTCGAGCAGCACGGATCTCGCCGCGCTCTACGCGGACCTCGAAGAGTCCGGCGTCGGCAAGAACATCATCTCCTACATCGGTCACGGTTCCGTCCGTTCGGCCGTCATCGGCATGGACGACCGAGACCCCACCGCGGGAGAGCTCGACGAGATGAAGGTGCTCGTCCGACAGGGAATGGAGGACGGCGCCTTCGGGCTTTCCACAGGTCTCTTCTACACGCCCGGCTACTACGCGGAGGCCGACGAGGTGATCGAACTCGGGCGGGTCGCGGCGGAGTACCCGATCGGCGGCGAGCACGCCCCCATCTACGACACGCACGACCGGGATCTCGGCGCGGCCTACCAGGGGATCGGCTACCACGATTCGATTCGCGAGGCGATCCACATCGGGGCGGAGTCCGGCCTCCGCACGATTTTCAGCCACTTCAACGCGCAGGGGGCCGGCCTCTACGGACGAGCCTCGGAAGGCGCCGCGATCATCGACTCGGCGCGCGCCGAGGGCCTCGAGGTGGCGGGCGCGCAGCACGTCTACACGTCCACGATGTCGAGTCTGCGCGCCTATACGATCCCGCGCTGGGCGCAGGCGGGCGGTCCGGAGCAGATGGTGCGCCGCTTCGCGAACCCGGATACGGCCCGGATCCTCGACGTGCAGACGATGGAAATGCTCGAGATCCGCGGCGGGCCGGAGAAGATCGTGTTCGCCGACGCGAGGCCCGAGTTCAACGGCAAGACGCTGGCCGACGTGGCCGCCGAGCGAGGATTGCCCGTCCCCGAGGCCGTGCGCGAGATCATGTCCGAGTCCAACCCCTGGGTGATGAACCGCGAACTCTACGACGTCGAGAACACGCGCTACCTCGCGACGATGCCGTGGATGATGACGTGCACGGACGGCGCCACGCCCGCGCCGGGCGCGGAGATCGTGCATCCTCGCGTGTACGGGGGCTTCCCCAAGAAGATCAGGGATTTCGTGGACCGGGACGGCGCGATCGGACTCCCGTTCGCGATCCGGAGCATGTCCGGCCTCGCCGCGGACTTCCTGCGGCTGGACGATCGCGGCTACATCCGCGAGGGGCTCGTCGCGGACATCGCGGTCATCGACCCGGAGCGGTTCACGGACTGGGCGACCTACGAAGATCCGCACCAGTTGTCCGAGGGCGTCGTGCACCTGCTCGTCAACGGCCGCTTCGCGATCCGCGACGACGAGGTGACCGGCGAACTCGCCGGCCGCCCCCTGCGGCGCCCCTGA